AGCACCCGCAGGCAGACGCGGAGACTGTTTTATCTACGTGAGCCAGGACGCACCGGAGAAGGCGATGGTGATGAtccaggagacgaagactcCACCAAAGAGCTTCCAGTTGACGGACGCCGTGTTGATCACAGGACACTGTACGGCTCGCTTCTTGGGCTCCTCGCCCTCGGCTACCGGcccgtcgcctgtctcccgcCGCGGATGCTTGGGCTCCATCAGGCCCACACCCACAGTGCTGCCCACGGCGCAGTGCGTCGTCGACAGCGGGATGCCTATGGCGCTGAAAATCAAAACGGTCTGAAGCGCAAACCCCCAGAAACagtcgagaaaaggaacaccAGGAACATGCAGACCCTCAAGTCACAACATTTCTTTACCCCACAACAAAAGGGATTCTACAGCCTACGCGGTGACGGTGACTCTTCATCTGCTTCACAGTCGGCACACAGTGCCATACGGATTCCTCTTAGTACTCCAGTTCAGCGTACTACGTTTCGTCTCTATGGTCTAGCGACAAACACAcctacataaatatatatatatatatatatgtgcatacaaACATGCATAGATCtgtatatgtgtgcatgccTATTCTAGCATTCCTCACATAGCGACAACTTCGtatgtctatatatctatgtttatacatacatatgcgcAAATATGTCGGTTATCGCCGTGGCGGCCCCCAAGAGAGTGAGCAGGCGCGTTTTGTGAATATTCCGAGGTTCACCATGGAGCCACACAGGTGAATGGATCAGAGCGCGCGAATCCCCACGGTGTGTGCTGCAACGTTTCTTTTCACTTGAGTCTGTTGACGTTTGCGGCTTGGACTTTTCCTTTAGCGAACAAGTTCCTTTGAGTGTGAACTGTGCAGTGCTCGATGTACGTCGGCACCCATTTGAAGAGCGTCAGTGCTGCTCTACAGCTTCGCTTGTTCGTGTGTTTCGCGTCCCGCCTCCGAGGGCCTTTGACGGCGCCGCGCGAGTGCGAAGAGACTCTCTGGACTGCTGGTGAAGGCCGCGCAGGCCGGCGTCGCGTACCCAGGCAGCGCCGAGTTCCATGGAGAATCCGCGCGCGGGAGTGATTTTCACCAGCTTCACTCCGACGGTTTTGATGACTCGGTACCCCAGCAGCGCCAGGCCCAGCGACATGCTCAGGCCTCCAAAGAGGAGAATGTACCACGGCGAACCGATCTCGCTGTCTGCCGACCCAGACTGGTAGACCGTGAGGATCGCCGCGAACGGCCCAATTGCGTTCGCCGTGTCATTCGCGCTGTGGGCGATGCAccccatgcatgcagagacaactTGGCaagctgaaaaaaacaactcGGTCTCCGTGTCAAATACCTCGGCTCCCGTCTGCAGACGCGCCACCAAGTCGTCTTCTGTGCTCCCCTGCAAGAAACAAATGCACACACAGActgcttgcatgcgttctcgCGGACGACAGACCGGCTCACTGCCATGAGGCCTCCAGTCTCCGCCCGAACGCCCGACTCAAGCGGGGCTTGCCGCGAACAGCAGCTTGGCTCCCGCTCGACTCGGATCACGTTCCAGGCGGTTCCAGGTTGCGAAACGTTTCGACTCTGCAGTGAACAGCCGCGCGCGCACTGGCGAGAAAACGCTTGAGACGAGCCCCCGTACTCCGCGGTCGACACACGGAGGCGTTGTCTGACGCGCCACAACCGCCGCAAAGCGTtccgcgcttcttccccaagcgaagaaaaacctGCATTTCTGCATTTGGCGCCACAGCTCAGTCTCTGCTACCGCTGCCTCGCATCGAAGCCCTCTCTGCGCATTTCGAAAGTCTACGGTCTCTTTGCAAGACTGCGCAAACACACACCCTCTACCCCAGTGCATCATCTGTTCCCCGCCTCTGCGCCTCAGAGCCACTGCTTCGCTCGCGCGGaagtctgcgtctcttccttcttccccaaCCGAGAGCGACCGCCTGCTCCGAAGCGTCCTGCTGGAGGGCAAAGGCGTTTCTAGGgtgcctgtgcatgcactgcgaGGCACCGTGCTCCAATCCCCTCGACTCGGTAGAGGcgttgcctttcttctccccatcCGGTTCTCGTTCCCCCGTCGCGCCCAGCGTTCGCACCTACCTCAGCGTGGATGTCTTTGAACCAAGGCATGCTCCGCCATGCAGCCTTCAGCTTCCCCCTCCAGGAGCGcggcgcgtcttcttcttcgtcgacaCCCGAGCCGAGAGAGTCCGCGAGGTCTGCCTGtgaaacgaagacgaggccGTTGTCGTCGTGCGAGACGGTGGGCGCGAAGAATCCCTCCGGAGCCTCGCCGGTCACCCGCggcggaagaagcaaagTCCTGCGCGCGTCGCGCTCCCGCTTCGCAGCAGGCACCTCATCGCGTCGCTCCGGGTGCGGCGCCAGATCCGCGAAAAGTGGAGACGCTTCCGCGTCCTTCGCGCCCGCCAGTGCcgcgctctgtctccttctgtcggGGCCTTCCGGGGTGTCTGCGTCGGTGTCGCTCAGCGCCGGGGGATGCCCGTGCGTCGCCGTGGAGGCAAACGCTCGAGgaacagacggagacactggagcAGGCGAGCAAGTCCGCGGCACTGGCGGGCGCGAAGGCGGTCGACggggagaagccgaaggagaagagggagtcgaagaaggagacggggaagaaggtgGAACAGATGAGctcggagaggagagaaacgcgctgAAATCCGACGTCGACCGCTGAAGTGGATACCGCGAGTCCCCacgcgaagcagcagaacaACGCGGGGACGCACAGTGCTGAACAGACGCGTGAAAAGCCGCCTGTGCATCTTCAGCTAAACTTCGAGAAAACGCCAAGACACTCCGATCCGGAACAGAAGACCCCACAGGGTCGGCCGcaaactgaaaaaaacacaaaatgCACAGCGCAAAGTCCACGCATCCAGACTCAAATACAGATTGTAGACGTACTATTCCATATTCCCTATATTCTATACATAtgcacctatatatatatatatatatatatatatatatgggggGGGGGAATAAGTGCCAGTTCAGACGTAGTTCCTCTGAAAAAGTTGCACAAAGGTTTCTGCACCCTTACTCTGGACTCAGGACTCTGAGCTGCAGTTCCGACGTCTGGTTTCGCTGCCGCGGCGCGGCCGTCGTTGATCTGGAGGCTGTCAGCGCAGGTGTCCATACACTCGAGAGGCGGGGGCTTTTGCAAGCGACTTTCCGCGGAGGCGattctcgcgttttcttctcccgcaaGCCGCAGCGCATCCTCGAGAGCGCCTGGGCGCCGTTCCCCCTCCTTCGCGACGCAGGACCTTGGTGTGAGGAGCAGGCCCCCGGGTCGCGCGTGTGACGGCCCAGTGCCTTCCTCGGAGGCGTCTCGAGGCTCtgttctgctgcttcgtttctgccgACGCCGGTAGCTCTCCACGCGGTAGAAGGCGAAGCGGTAGACCAGGCAGGAAATGACGAAGGTCAACGCGACGGACAACGCGACCGCGATCCCCAGAGCGGTCCCCGAGTGAGCGTCTGCCCAGCGCGAAATGCGACA
This window of the Toxoplasma gondii ME49 chromosome VI, whole genome shotgun sequence genome carries:
- a CDS encoding phosphate transporter family protein, putative (encoded by transcript TGME49_240210~Predicted trans-membrane domain (TMHMM2.0):19-42:53-76:95-118:120-143:152-175:194-217:253-276:694-712:721-744:763-786:838-861), with product MEAVAELSAPSLAGAPGEYTWIVAVAGVTCFLTAFAIGANDVANTFSSSVGSRAIPLWAAIGMSAVLETVGATLLGGAVTDSIRSKIIDFEVFRETPSILMTGMLCALVGAGLWLFLANHLGLPVSTTHSIIGALLGFGLASGNVRAVKWTQVAFIVGSWVAAPLAASAAGATIFVCMRRLILRSRQPLRRAKRFLWIFIYLITLTFSVFLVFKNFFELNVSCDQMVAGGRVEHFEPCRISRWADAHSGTALGIAVALSVALTFVISCLVYRFAFYRVESYRRRQKRSSRTEPRDASEEGTGPSHARPGGLLLTPRSCVAKEGERRPGALEDALRLAGEENARIASAESRLQKPPPLECMDTCADSLQINDGRAAAAKPDVGTAAQSPESRFAADPVGSSVPDRSVLAFSRSLAEDAQAAFHASVQHCASPRCSAASRGDSRYPLQRSTSDFSAFLSSPSSSVPPSSPSPSSTPSSPSASPRRPPSRPPVPRTCSPAPVSPSVPRAFASTATHGHPPALSDTDADTPEGPDRRRQSAALAGAKDAEASPLFADLAPHPERRDEVPAAKRERDARRTLLLPPRVTGEAPEGFFAPTVSHDDNGLVFVSQADLADSLGSGVDEEEDAPRSWRGKLKAAWRSMPWFKDIHAEGSTEDDLVARLQTGAEVFDTETELFFSACQVVSACMGCIAHSANDTANAIGPFAAILTVYQSGSADSEIGSPWYILLFGGLSMSLGLALLGYRVIKTVGVKLVKITPARGFSMELGAAWTVLIFSAIGIPLSTTHCAVGSTVGVGLMEPKHPRRETGDGPVAEGEEPKKRAVQCPVINTASVNWKLFGGVFVSWIITIAFSALVTAALFSFAAYSPRMVS